The following coding sequences are from one Virgibacillus necropolis window:
- a CDS encoding rhomboid family intramembrane serine protease, whose translation MFIRSEKSLKEFIHFYPIVSTIVIIHIVLLLLVNILSLPIGNIIYQWGVGNNFYIQQGEYWRLLTSIFLHAGLSHALFNSLALVLFGPALEQMLGKPKFIITYLLAGLAGNLGTYIIEPASYFTTYVGASGSIYGLFGLYLFMVLFRKHLIDSQNARIVVTILVIGLIMTFIRPGINISAHLFGFLGGLALGPLVLANTQPFSVWRNQRRNNSGSVQFDPNRWQKKRANKNVLKIVLWTAFVFLVVLGIFGRFL comes from the coding sequence ATGTTTATACGATCAGAAAAAAGTTTAAAAGAATTTATTCACTTTTACCCTATTGTTTCAACAATCGTAATTATTCACATTGTATTATTATTACTAGTTAATATTTTATCATTACCCATTGGAAATATAATCTACCAATGGGGTGTGGGTAATAACTTTTACATCCAGCAAGGAGAGTATTGGCGGTTACTCACATCCATTTTCCTTCACGCTGGCCTTAGCCATGCACTCTTTAATTCACTTGCATTGGTATTATTTGGACCAGCACTAGAACAAATGTTAGGAAAACCTAAATTCATTATTACGTATTTATTAGCTGGATTAGCAGGTAACTTAGGAACATACATAATTGAACCAGCTTCGTATTTCACCACCTATGTTGGTGCGTCTGGCTCAATCTATGGTTTATTTGGCCTTTATCTTTTCATGGTGCTCTTTCGCAAACACTTAATCGATAGTCAAAATGCCCGAATCGTGGTAACAATTCTCGTGATTGGTTTAATCATGACCTTTATACGACCAGGTATTAACATTTCCGCACATCTATTTGGGTTTCTTGGAGGACTTGCACTCGGGCCATTAGTGCTAGCAAACACGCAACCATTTTCCGTATGGCGAAATCAAAGGAGAAATAATAGTGGTTCTGTACAATTTGATCCCAACCGATGGCAGAAAAAACGGGCCAACAAAAATGTATTAAAAATAGTACTTTGGACTGCCTTCGTATTTCTTGTAGTTCTCGGCATCTTCGGAAGGTTTCTATAA
- a CDS encoding NAD(P)H-hydrate epimerase, translated as MKSILSEHDKVCILVGSGNNGGIKYVIARMLLNEQMKKGMHGIKGIFL; from the coding sequence ATGAAATCGATCCTTTCTGAACATGACAAAGTTTGTATTTTAGTTGGATCAGGAAACAATGGGGGGATTAAGTATGTAATTGCCAGAATGTTGCTAAATGAACAGATGAAAAAAGGAATGCATGGTATCAAAGGGATCTTTTTGTAA
- a CDS encoding PH domain-containing protein, translating to MMSKKQRLHPAAIFFTLLKTIKELVFSIGVIGFLAFKDAGLIYFLIGTSVLILAVVVFSALSWYRYTYRLEEGELRIEYGILIRKKRYISKNRIQSIDLTQNIGHRIFKLVKVNIETAGSGVGTEASLKAVKLEMGEALREELKTVQKPIENDERNEGTNYNLPKQKITTKRLFLAGTTSGSIGILFVIMTFLFSELEQFIPDSYYENTFQTIISFSIIIIAVLILALLLILWLLGIAGTMIKFGKFTITKNNEELFITRGLLEKKQTTIPIRRIQAVGIDESILRQPLGYVTVYAEVAGGTIEKGEDFSTILFPIMKKSEVDGFLNKFLPDYVSNRNDLIGLPENAKTFYIIRSTILLLIALIAMLFFIPQFIWVPTILLLICLYMGLLRYKDAGFRIDHEQLTLRYRVINRKTIILFHKRIQSFEKKQHMIQKNASLATIKTSIVSKFGTGKHYKIKDLAVEDIMELTSWYSYRD from the coding sequence ATGATGTCTAAAAAACAAAGACTCCACCCTGCAGCGATATTTTTTACTTTGCTCAAAACGATTAAAGAATTGGTTTTTTCAATTGGAGTTATTGGTTTCCTTGCTTTTAAAGATGCAGGACTTATCTATTTTCTAATTGGTACAAGTGTATTAATTCTAGCTGTGGTAGTGTTTAGTGCTTTGTCTTGGTATCGTTATACATATCGTCTCGAGGAGGGAGAGCTTCGAATCGAATATGGGATATTGATTCGAAAGAAGCGCTACATTTCGAAAAATCGTATACAATCTATTGACCTAACACAAAATATCGGACACCGTATTTTTAAGCTAGTTAAGGTGAATATTGAAACTGCTGGAAGCGGAGTTGGAACGGAAGCATCATTAAAAGCAGTAAAGTTAGAAATGGGTGAGGCGCTAAGAGAAGAATTAAAAACAGTTCAAAAGCCGATAGAAAATGATGAACGTAACGAAGGAACCAATTACAACTTACCTAAACAAAAAATAACCACTAAGCGTTTATTTTTAGCGGGAACAACATCAGGTAGTATTGGAATCCTTTTTGTGATTATGACGTTTTTATTTTCAGAACTTGAACAATTTATTCCGGATTCATATTATGAGAATACATTTCAAACCATTATTAGTTTTAGCATTATAATTATTGCGGTTCTTATTTTGGCCTTACTGTTAATTCTCTGGTTACTCGGTATCGCTGGGACAATGATAAAGTTCGGAAAGTTTACTATTACAAAAAATAATGAAGAACTTTTTATTACTCGTGGCCTATTGGAGAAAAAACAAACTACTATACCAATACGTCGAATTCAGGCTGTAGGTATTGATGAGAGTATACTACGCCAACCGTTAGGATATGTAACAGTGTATGCAGAAGTAGCCGGTGGAACGATTGAAAAAGGCGAGGATTTTTCGACAATACTTTTCCCTATAATGAAAAAGTCAGAAGTTGATGGTTTTCTAAATAAATTTCTACCTGACTATGTGTCTAATAGAAATGATCTTATTGGATTACCAGAGAATGCAAAAACATTTTATATAATACGATCTACCATACTACTGCTTATAGCACTCATTGCCATGCTGTTTTTTATCCCGCAGTTTATTTGGGTGCCAACTATATTACTGCTTATTTGTTTGTACATGGGTCTATTACGTTATAAGGATGCAGGCTTCCGAATTGATCATGAGCAACTTACTTTACGGTACCGTGTAATAAATCGGAAAACGATCATTCTATTTCATAAACGTATTCAATCCTTTGAAAAGAAACAACATATGATACAAAAAAATGCTTCTCTTGCAACAATCAAAACATCTATTGTTTCAAAGTTTGGCACTGGGAAACATTATAAAATAAAGGATCTGGCAGTAGAGGATATTATGGAATTAACTTCTTGGTATTCTTATCGCGATTAG
- a CDS encoding STAS domain-containing protein — translation MRIPILKLHNYLLISIQTELDDNTAIQFQEDLLNKIHKSGATGVVIDLTSVEIIDSFIAKVLGDVVTMSDLMGARVVLTGIQPAVAVTLIDLGIHLKDVPTALDIEQGLIKLHQELGV, via the coding sequence ATGCGTATACCGATTCTGAAGTTACACAACTATTTATTAATCTCGATTCAAACAGAGCTTGATGATAATACAGCTATTCAGTTTCAAGAAGATTTATTAAATAAAATTCATAAAAGTGGTGCCACTGGTGTTGTTATTGATTTAACTTCTGTTGAAATTATTGATTCGTTTATTGCGAAAGTATTAGGTGATGTGGTTACGATGTCAGACTTAATGGGGGCAAGAGTAGTTTTAACTGGTATTCAACCTGCTGTAGCGGTAACACTAATTGATCTTGGAATTCATTTAAAGGATGTACCTACAGCTTTGGATATTGAACAAGGGTTAATTAAACTTCATCAGGAATTGGGGGTATAA
- the acpS gene encoding holo-ACP synthase, which translates to MIKGIGIDIIELKRIKKSIEKSNRLVKRILTNREQATYENLTSVSRQVEFIAGRFAAKEAFAKATGTGIGKLGFQDIEVTSAKSGAPILHVQGFEGYTTFISITHSKEYAVAQVIIEE; encoded by the coding sequence ATGATAAAAGGAATTGGAATCGATATTATTGAATTAAAGCGAATAAAAAAGAGTATAGAGAAAAGCAATCGATTAGTAAAACGAATTTTAACCAACCGTGAACAGGCAACCTATGAAAATTTAACCAGTGTGTCACGTCAAGTGGAATTTATCGCAGGTAGGTTTGCAGCTAAGGAAGCTTTTGCGAAAGCAACAGGGACGGGCATCGGAAAGTTGGGTTTTCAAGACATAGAAGTGACATCCGCTAAATCGGGAGCACCAATTCTCCATGTACAAGGTTTTGAAGGTTATACAACCTTTATTTCGATTACGCACAGCAAAGAGTATGCTGTTGCACAAGTAATTATAGAAGAATAG
- a CDS encoding PH domain-containing protein: MRQPPINTIADDAIKAWKISAIIYISILWIIIVAGLVISIIFNFPLWYTVIGSLISGLLHYLFVYLLPKVRWKRWRYEVFEQEIYIQHGIIIVSRTLVPMIRVQHVDTKQGPILKKYQLASVTISTAATTHEIPALLEEDAASLRDRISALARVNEDDV, from the coding sequence ATGCGGCAACCACCAATTAATACAATAGCTGATGATGCAATCAAGGCTTGGAAAATATCCGCAATTATATATATTTCTATCTTGTGGATAATCATTGTTGCAGGACTTGTAATATCGATTATTTTTAACTTTCCATTGTGGTATACGGTAATTGGAAGTTTAATAAGTGGTCTTTTGCATTACCTTTTTGTTTATCTATTGCCAAAGGTAAGGTGGAAGCGCTGGCGTTATGAAGTTTTTGAACAAGAGATTTACATCCAACACGGAATTATAATTGTGTCTCGAACGCTCGTGCCAATGATTAGGGTGCAGCATGTTGATACAAAACAAGGACCGATATTGAAAAAATATCAGTTGGCTAGTGTAACCATTTCTACTGCGGCAACAACTCATGAAATTCCTGCACTGTTAGAGGAGGATGCAGCTAGTCTTCGTGATCGAATTTCTGCACTTGCAAGGGTGAATGAAGATGATGTCTAA
- a CDS encoding STAS domain-containing protein: MIAALPIIGKIDQSRAEMITGVVLKESQRLKLEHLVIDLSGVHAIESEGVHALLYTVNTLKLLGVDTVFTGIHPELALKASSFGDLNNATYCANLEQALTSLGFKFSR, translated from the coding sequence GTGATTGCAGCCTTACCTATCATTGGAAAAATAGACCAAAGTCGTGCAGAAATGATTACGGGGGTTGTCTTAAAGGAAAGCCAAAGACTGAAATTAGAGCATCTAGTGATTGACCTGTCAGGGGTACATGCTATTGAATCAGAGGGTGTCCACGCATTGTTATATACGGTAAATACGTTGAAATTGCTTGGTGTAGACACAGTCTTTACAGGAATACATCCCGAATTAGCGTTAAAGGCCTCTTCATTCGGGGACTTAAATAATGCAACATACTGTGCAAATCTTGAGCAAGCTCTAACTTCCTTAGGATTTAAATTTTCCAGGTAA
- a CDS encoding YqaE/Pmp3 family membrane protein has protein sequence MLYILAILLPPVAVLMTGRPIQVLINVLLTIIGWIPGVIHAMFVVHGSKKS, from the coding sequence TTGTTATATATATTAGCCATTCTTCTCCCGCCAGTCGCTGTATTAATGACGGGAAGGCCAATTCAAGTATTGATAAATGTACTGTTAACGATTATTGGATGGATACCAGGAGTGATTCATGCTATGTTTGTTGTCCATGGATCAAAAAAGTCGTGA
- a CDS encoding RsbT co-antagonist protein RsbRA — MDKKFKEIALTNSDTIVHMWLDEIDSLKEQNYTATVSDELFESTNREFVNVIFTSIKGEGSTKTLEDFSEKLINLGWPLSYITDGLQVFRRVTVEFILGQSEQVDSDYISNVLKSVDRWVEPIIRQLVNEYSGSWEHIVSLQRVALQELSAPLIPVMDGITVMPLIGTIDTERAKLIMENLLEGAIKHNSDVVLIDITGVPVVDTMVAHHIIQAAEAVRLIGSTCILVGIRPEIAQTIVNLGIDLGKFPTKSSLKKGFQKALEMTNRKIEDIETKDEEIETILNSLTGE, encoded by the coding sequence GTGGATAAAAAGTTTAAAGAAATTGCATTGACTAACAGTGACACAATTGTTCATATGTGGCTAGATGAAATTGACTCTCTAAAAGAACAAAACTATACTGCGACAGTGTCTGATGAGTTATTTGAAAGTACAAATAGGGAATTTGTAAATGTTATTTTTACTAGTATTAAAGGAGAAGGCTCAACGAAAACATTAGAGGATTTCTCTGAAAAACTAATAAACTTAGGATGGCCGTTAAGTTATATCACAGATGGTCTCCAGGTGTTTAGGCGCGTAACAGTTGAATTTATCCTAGGTCAATCTGAACAAGTCGATTCCGATTATATTTCAAACGTATTAAAGAGTGTTGATAGATGGGTGGAACCAATCATCCGCCAACTTGTGAATGAGTATTCTGGTAGCTGGGAACATATTGTATCCTTACAACGAGTTGCCTTACAAGAATTATCCGCACCGCTAATCCCTGTAATGGATGGGATTACAGTTATGCCTTTAATAGGTACAATTGACACGGAGCGAGCGAAATTAATCATGGAGAATCTACTTGAAGGGGCGATTAAGCATAACTCAGATGTTGTTTTGATTGATATTACAGGTGTACCTGTTGTGGATACCATGGTCGCGCATCACATCATTCAGGCAGCAGAAGCGGTTCGTTTAATCGGATCCACATGCATTCTAGTGGGGATTAGACCGGAAATTGCCCAAACTATTGTAAATCTTGGGATTGATCTTGGAAAATTCCCAACAAAAAGCTCCTTGAAAAAAGGTTTTCAAAAAGCATTAGAAATGACAAATCGTAAAATAGAAGATATAGAAACAAAAGACGAGGAAATTGAAACCATTTTAAATTCATTAACTGGGGAGTGA
- a CDS encoding DEAD/DEAH box helicase: MTTFKELSISSPIMKALEKMGFEEATPIQAETIPLAMQGKDVIGQAQTGTGKTAAFGIPMIEKIDKTAKKIQGLVVAPTRELAIQVAEEINRLGKFKGIRTLPVYGGQHMDRQIRALKEGPHIVVATPGRLLDHMRRKTIRIDNVQTAVLDEADEMLNMGFIDDIRDILKGIPEDRQTLLFSATMPKEIRNIANTLMKSPQEVKVKAKEMTVENIDQYFVEVPERLKFDTLTNHIDIHAPTLAIIFSRTKKRVDEIAEGLQARGFRAEGIHGDLTQGKRMSVLNKFKGGRIEILVATDVAARGLDISGVSHVYNFDIPQDPESYVHRIGRTGRAGRTGEAVSFITPREMAHLHLIEKVTKSKMKRLMPPTNQDAQRGQQQVTVDKLLKTLESNDLKSYHETANELLQDHDSISVIAAALKMLTKERRDTPVSISSVQPISVKKAQGHRGNDNRRNKRNYGQRSQGGRNNQGGRNQQGGRNRKGNFQKRRNRD; encoded by the coding sequence GTGACAACATTTAAAGAACTAAGTATATCAAGCCCCATTATGAAAGCTTTAGAAAAAATGGGATTTGAAGAAGCAACGCCAATTCAAGCAGAAACAATTCCACTTGCAATGCAAGGAAAAGACGTTATCGGACAAGCTCAAACAGGTACAGGTAAAACTGCAGCTTTTGGAATTCCGATGATCGAAAAAATTGATAAAACAGCAAAAAAAATTCAAGGACTTGTGGTAGCTCCAACGAGAGAGCTTGCAATTCAAGTAGCTGAAGAAATAAATCGTTTAGGTAAATTTAAAGGAATCCGTACGCTTCCTGTATATGGTGGTCAGCACATGGATCGACAAATTCGAGCTTTGAAAGAAGGACCACATATTGTTGTAGCAACACCAGGGCGTTTATTGGATCACATGCGTAGAAAGACAATTCGTATTGATAACGTTCAAACTGCAGTATTAGATGAAGCAGACGAAATGTTAAACATGGGATTCATTGATGATATTCGTGACATCCTAAAAGGAATTCCGGAAGATCGCCAAACATTGCTATTTTCAGCAACAATGCCAAAGGAAATCCGTAATATCGCGAATACTTTAATGAAATCACCACAAGAGGTGAAAGTAAAAGCGAAAGAAATGACGGTAGAAAATATTGATCAATATTTCGTTGAAGTTCCAGAACGATTAAAGTTTGATACGTTAACAAACCATATTGATATACATGCACCAACTTTAGCAATTATATTTAGCCGTACAAAGAAACGCGTTGATGAAATTGCTGAAGGCTTACAGGCTAGAGGGTTCCGTGCTGAAGGAATTCATGGTGATTTAACACAAGGTAAACGTATGTCAGTGTTAAATAAGTTTAAAGGCGGACGTATTGAAATTTTAGTTGCTACAGATGTAGCTGCACGTGGTCTCGATATTTCAGGTGTATCACATGTGTATAACTTTGATATTCCGCAAGATCCAGAAAGCTATGTACACCGTATTGGACGTACTGGACGGGCGGGACGTACTGGTGAGGCTGTATCATTCATCACACCAAGAGAAATGGCACACCTTCATTTAATTGAAAAAGTTACAAAGAGCAAAATGAAGCGTCTAATGCCACCTACAAACCAGGATGCACAACGTGGACAACAACAGGTTACTGTGGATAAATTATTAAAAACACTTGAAAGTAATGATTTAAAATCTTATCATGAAACAGCAAATGAGTTACTTCAAGATCATGATTCTATTTCAGTTATTGCAGCTGCGCTAAAAATGTTGACTAAAGAGCGAAGAGATACACCAGTTTCGATTTCGTCTGTGCAACCGATTAGTGTTAAAAAAGCACAAGGACATCGAGGCAATGATAATCGCCGAAATAAGCGTAACTATGGACAGCGTAGTCAAGGTGGACGTAATAACCAAGGTGGACGCAATCAGCAAGGCGGGCGTAATCGTAAAGGAAACTTTCAGAAACGCAGAAACCGCGACTAA
- a CDS encoding CopG family ribbon-helix-helix protein → MSESLQEILVRLPKNLLNEVDGLMKYDNRDLSDFICQATKNYLEQKKYDHIQQFRESMQKGYEEMARINLTIASEAFQAEEEAENTLERSVIGV, encoded by the coding sequence TTGTCAGAGAGCTTACAGGAGATTTTAGTACGATTACCAAAAAACCTATTAAATGAGGTGGATGGACTAATGAAGTATGATAATAGAGATCTTAGCGATTTTATCTGTCAGGCAACAAAGAATTATTTAGAGCAAAAGAAATATGACCATATTCAACAATTTCGAGAATCCATGCAAAAAGGGTATGAGGAAATGGCTCGAATTAATCTAACAATTGCCTCGGAGGCTTTTCAAGCTGAAGAGGAGGCTGAAAACACCCTTGAGCGTTCTGTGATCGGGGTGTAA
- a CDS encoding LolA family protein — MKKSISIWLALAIGLVLLLSACGEKSQEDVVQKLDEKLEDMDGYKATAEMKMDTGQESQMFNIDIWHKKKDLYRVKLTNDQDEKGSQVILKNKEGVFVLTPSLNKSFKFQSEWPENGSQPYLYKSLINDIKKDSDSEFSSTDSHYVFKTKTNYQSNNNLPFQEIYFDKKTYAPVLVKVMDKDKKAVVEVKFTDFKTDPSFKEDDFSMDKNMKSSTTSDVPVSADANSDTFTLAFPLNTAGAELTEQKTIELENGKRVIMTFEGEKNFTLIEETAEVLPTMASPQAVEGEIVNLGFAVGALSTNSIEWQNNGMSFYLASDDLTREELIEVAKSVQGKEIK, encoded by the coding sequence ATGAAAAAAAGTATCAGTATTTGGTTAGCACTTGCCATAGGATTGGTTTTATTACTTTCCGCTTGTGGGGAAAAGTCACAAGAGGATGTTGTACAGAAGTTAGATGAAAAGCTTGAAGATATGGATGGTTACAAAGCAACAGCTGAAATGAAAATGGATACTGGTCAGGAAAGTCAGATGTTTAACATTGACATTTGGCACAAGAAAAAGGATTTATACCGTGTTAAATTAACAAATGATCAAGACGAAAAAGGAAGTCAAGTAATTTTAAAGAATAAAGAGGGTGTATTTGTGTTAACGCCTTCGTTGAATAAAAGTTTCAAATTTCAGTCGGAATGGCCAGAAAATGGAAGCCAACCTTATTTGTATAAATCACTAATAAATGATATTAAAAAAGATAGTGATTCCGAATTTAGCTCAACCGATTCACATTATGTGTTCAAAACAAAGACAAACTATCAAAGTAATAATAACCTTCCATTTCAAGAAATTTATTTTGATAAAAAGACCTATGCACCTGTACTTGTGAAGGTAATGGATAAAGATAAAAAAGCAGTGGTAGAAGTTAAATTTACAGATTTTAAAACAGATCCTAGTTTTAAAGAAGATGACTTTTCGATGGATAAAAACATGAAAAGCAGTACTACTTCAGATGTGCCTGTATCTGCTGACGCAAATTCCGATACATTTACACTTGCGTTCCCATTAAATACTGCTGGTGCTGAGTTAACTGAACAGAAAACAATCGAGCTAGAAAATGGTAAACGTGTCATTATGACATTTGAAGGTGAGAAAAACTTTACGTTAATTGAAGAGACAGCGGAAGTTTTACCGACAATGGCTTCACCACAGGCGGTTGAAGGCGAGATCGTGAACTTAGGATTCGCTGTTGGTGCATTGTCAACGAACTCCATTGAATGGCAAAATAATGGAATGAGTTTTTATTTAGCGAGTGATGATTTGACGAGAGAAGAATTAATCGAAGTAGCTAAATCTGTACAAGGTAAAGAAATTAAATAA
- the alr gene encoding alanine racemase has product MSDIFYRPTWAEIDLDAVAYNIKQMKQKLSSSSNIFAVVKANGYGHGAVKVARAALEAGASALAVALLEEALELRHSGINAPILVLGWVAPDYAKIAAEHDITLTFFQKEWLQELQSHMFSKKLKLHMKWDTGMGRIGIRKDEELQSLVSALKSTEKVQLTGIYTHFATADDTNSAYFHEQQKRFQQLLEVFEKLWDAPIDIHIGNSAASIRFSSEMYDYIRFGIAMYGLYPSEDVRNEKSIDLKPSFSLYSRLIHVKNLPKNESISYGATYVTNGSEWIGTLPIGYADGWIRKLQGMDVLVDGKRMPIVGRICMDQTMICLDKEYPVGTKVTLIGKSGKDEIEMDEIANYIDTINYEIPCMISERIPRVYKKNKLNLS; this is encoded by the coding sequence GTGTCAGACATATTTTACCGTCCAACATGGGCGGAAATTGACCTAGATGCCGTTGCTTATAACATAAAACAAATGAAACAAAAGCTATCCTCGAGTAGTAATATATTTGCTGTTGTGAAAGCAAACGGATATGGCCATGGAGCTGTTAAAGTAGCTAGGGCTGCCCTAGAGGCAGGTGCAAGCGCTCTTGCTGTAGCTCTCTTAGAAGAGGCATTGGAACTACGTCATTCAGGAATTAATGCACCGATTTTGGTATTAGGGTGGGTTGCGCCGGATTATGCAAAAATCGCGGCTGAACACGATATCACACTTACATTTTTTCAAAAAGAATGGCTACAAGAGCTACAATCACATATGTTTTCAAAAAAATTGAAGCTTCATATGAAGTGGGATACTGGAATGGGACGGATTGGTATTCGAAAAGATGAAGAATTACAATCCCTTGTTTCGGCTCTTAAATCAACCGAAAAAGTCCAGTTAACAGGCATATATACCCATTTCGCTACAGCGGATGATACAAATTCAGCTTACTTTCATGAACAACAGAAACGCTTTCAGCAGTTGTTAGAAGTGTTTGAAAAGCTGTGGGATGCACCAATTGATATTCACATTGGGAATAGTGCTGCTTCGATTCGTTTTTCTTCAGAGATGTACGATTACATCCGCTTTGGTATTGCTATGTACGGGCTATATCCTTCAGAAGATGTACGAAACGAGAAGTCAATTGATTTAAAACCATCTTTTTCACTGTACAGTCGGTTAATTCATGTAAAAAATCTTCCAAAGAACGAATCCATTAGTTACGGAGCAACTTATGTAACGAATGGTTCAGAATGGATTGGAACTTTGCCGATTGGTTACGCTGATGGATGGATACGAAAATTACAGGGTATGGACGTATTGGTTGACGGAAAACGAATGCCAATAGTAGGTCGGATATGCATGGATCAAACGATGATTTGTTTGGATAAGGAATATCCTGTAGGAACCAAGGTAACACTAATTGGGAAAAGTGGAAAAGATGAAATAGAAATGGATGAAATAGCAAATTATATAGATACTATTAATTATGAAATCCCATGTATGATAAGTGAACGTATTCCAAGGGTATATAAGAAAAACAAGTTAAACCTGTCATAA
- a CDS encoding anti-sigma regulatory factor: protein MNLQSCVNIKKEWDIVGARQVGRDIARKTGFGTVDQARIATAISELARNIYLYAGDGKICFEVIDTINQKGIRMIAIDAGPGINDISQVMEDGYTTSGGLGAGLPGVRRLMDEFDIKSELGKGTEIKAIKWKR from the coding sequence ATGAACCTTCAATCCTGTGTAAATATTAAAAAAGAGTGGGATATCGTTGGGGCTAGGCAAGTGGGTCGAGACATTGCCAGAAAAACGGGCTTTGGAACAGTTGATCAAGCCCGAATAGCTACTGCGATATCCGAATTAGCTCGCAATATTTATTTGTATGCTGGAGATGGAAAGATTTGTTTTGAAGTGATTGATACGATTAATCAAAAAGGAATCCGCATGATAGCTATTGATGCTGGACCAGGAATTAATGATATTAGCCAAGTAATGGAAGACGGGTATACCACATCAGGTGGGCTAGGCGCTGGACTTCCAGGGGTTAGAAGATTGATGGATGAATTCGATATCAAGTCTGAATTAGGCAAAGGAACAGAAATAAAAGCGATTAAATGGAAGCGGTAG
- a CDS encoding type II toxin-antitoxin system PemK/MazF family toxin, producing the protein MIVQRGEVYFADLSPVVGSEQGGIRPVLILQNDIGNRFSPTVIVAAITAQIQKAKLPTHVEINAKRYGFDRNSVILLEQIRTLDKQRLTDKITKLDNEMMKKIDQALEISLGLKDM; encoded by the coding sequence TTGATCGTTCAACGTGGTGAAGTATATTTCGCTGACTTATCCCCTGTGGTAGGATCAGAACAGGGAGGTATACGTCCAGTATTGATCTTACAAAATGATATCGGAAATAGGTTTAGTCCTACAGTAATTGTTGCAGCAATTACTGCTCAAATTCAAAAAGCAAAGCTACCAACACATGTTGAGATTAATGCGAAGCGGTATGGGTTTGATCGTAATTCTGTGATATTGCTAGAACAAATTCGGACACTCGATAAACAAAGACTAACAGATAAGATTACAAAGTTAGACAATGAAATGATGAAAAAAATAGATCAAGCATTGGAAATAAGTCTTGGACTTAAAGACATGTAA